In one Brienomyrus brachyistius isolate T26 chromosome 5, BBRACH_0.4, whole genome shotgun sequence genomic region, the following are encoded:
- the LOC125741668 gene encoding uncharacterized protein LOC125741668 isoform X3: MVLNFVLLNLLSIQVKEEFRRITTVSLEQRFMFKLDHYTPKLTALMKAKGGVMGTKLRPFLDKLSQSQRLEMRREAVIRSLIVYLGEKEEELLEDCLEDSRSDATQHVLKILVVHGADGEEPVDVSILLEGQEMMSGRGSTAKACMLLMGLIYGLNLAYPPKLRYTFEVFQKLFLELDVIKMSPKVQALKLKLLS; the protein is encoded by the exons atGGTTCTTAATTTtgtacttttgaatcttttgtcaaTTCAGGTCAAGGAGGAATTTAGAAGAATAACAACAGTTTCCCTGGAGCAGAGGTTCATGTTTAAACTTGACCACTACACACCAAAACTTACTGCCCTGATGAAGGCCAAGGGAGGTGTCATGGGTACCAAGCTGAGGCCCTTCCTGGACAAACTGAGCCAG AGCCAAAGACTTGAGATGAGACGTGAAGCTGTTATCCGTAGCCTCATTGTGTACCTTGGGGAGAAAGAGGAGGAACTTCTTGAAGATTGCCTG GAGGACAGCCGCAGTGATGCCACTCAACACGTCCTCAAGATCCTGGTCGTCCATGGTGCTGATGGAGAGGAGCCAGTGGATGTGTCCATCCTTCTTGAAGGCCAGGAGATGATGTCTGGACGTGGCAGTACTGCGAAAgcctgcatgctgcttatggggCTCATTTATGGCCTCAACCTTGCATACCCCCCAAAACTGCGCTACACTTTTGAGGTATTTCAGAAACTATTTCTGGAATTAGATGTGATCAAGATGTCCCCAAAAGTGCAAGCATTAAAGTTGAAATTGCtgtcttag
- the LOC125741668 gene encoding uncharacterized protein LOC125741668 isoform X2: MPLHEGNRAYESDGSLLQNPSLNSDIPEILAETIFRYTAYPSVPQIEAVVEALLKKHPCLREPATSFSGTYGWQQRLKWKMANYRSKMRRRGVPCPELDINSLKRKSPSERNPAKNCKRAKKAEVNYLPPHPSGETNDTLEMERQELLSEVKEEFRRITTVSLEQRFMFKLDHYTPKLTALMKAKGGVMGTKLRPFLDKLSQSQRLEMRREAVIRSLIVYLGEKEEELLEDCLEDSRSDATQHVLKILVVHGADGEEPVDVSILLEGQEMMSGRGSTAKACMLLMGLIYGLNLAYPPKLRYTFEVFQKLFLELDVIKMSPKVQALKLKLLS; this comes from the exons ATGCCCCTTCATGAAGGAAATAGGGCTTATGAAAGTGATGGTTCACTTCTTCAGAATCCAAGCTTGAACTCTGACATACCTGAAATACTAGCAGAAACAATATTCCGCTATACTGCCTATCCCTCTGTTCCTCAGATTGAGGCAGTCGTAGAAGCTCTGTTAAAAAAGCATCCATGCTTAAGGGAGCCTGCAACTTCATTTTCAGGCACGTATGGATGGCAGCAGCGTCTTAAATGGAAGATGGCTAATTACCGTTCTAAAATGAGAAGGCGTGGAGTACCTTGTCCTGAACTTGATATCAACTCCTTGAAAAGGAAATCTCCTAGTGAGAGAAATCCTGCAAAAAACTGCAAGAGAGCGAAGAAAGCAGAGGTTAACTATCTTCCACCACATCCAAGTGGTGAAACTAATGACACACTGGAAATGGAGAGACAGGAGCTTCTTAGCGAG GTCAAGGAGGAATTTAGAAGAATAACAACAGTTTCCCTGGAGCAGAGGTTCATGTTTAAACTTGACCACTACACACCAAAACTTACTGCCCTGATGAAGGCCAAGGGAGGTGTCATGGGTACCAAGCTGAGGCCCTTCCTGGACAAACTGAGCCAG AGCCAAAGACTTGAGATGAGACGTGAAGCTGTTATCCGTAGCCTCATTGTGTACCTTGGGGAGAAAGAGGAGGAACTTCTTGAAGATTGCCTG GAGGACAGCCGCAGTGATGCCACTCAACACGTCCTCAAGATCCTGGTCGTCCATGGTGCTGATGGAGAGGAGCCAGTGGATGTGTCCATCCTTCTTGAAGGCCAGGAGATGATGTCTGGACGTGGCAGTACTGCGAAAgcctgcatgctgcttatggggCTCATTTATGGCCTCAACCTTGCATACCCCCCAAAACTGCGCTACACTTTTGAGGTATTTCAGAAACTATTTCTGGAATTAGATGTGATCAAGATGTCCCCAAAAGTGCAAGCATTAAAGTTGAAATTGCtgtcttag
- the LOC125741668 gene encoding uncharacterized protein LOC125741668 isoform X1 — MPLHEGNRAYESDGSLLQNPSLNSDIPEILAETIFRYTAYPSVPQIEAVVEALLKKHPCLREPATSFSGTYGWQQRLKWKMANYRSKMRRRGVPCPELDINSLKRKSPSERNPAKNCKRAKKAEVNYLPPHPSGETNDTLEMERQELLSEVKKKNNTRVIQEKMAKTFYRRLEVVSGSPGADDFKERWPAFFCEAEVKEEFRRITTVSLEQRFMFKLDHYTPKLTALMKAKGGVMGTKLRPFLDKLSQSQRLEMRREAVIRSLIVYLGEKEEELLEDCLEDSRSDATQHVLKILVVHGADGEEPVDVSILLEGQEMMSGRGSTAKACMLLMGLIYGLNLAYPPKLRYTFEVFQKLFLELDVIKMSPKVQALKLKLLS; from the exons ATGCCCCTTCATGAAGGAAATAGGGCTTATGAAAGTGATGGTTCACTTCTTCAGAATCCAAGCTTGAACTCTGACATACCTGAAATACTAGCAGAAACAATATTCCGCTATACTGCCTATCCCTCTGTTCCTCAGATTGAGGCAGTCGTAGAAGCTCTGTTAAAAAAGCATCCATGCTTAAGGGAGCCTGCAACTTCATTTTCAGGCACGTATGGATGGCAGCAGCGTCTTAAATGGAAGATGGCTAATTACCGTTCTAAAATGAGAAGGCGTGGAGTACCTTGTCCTGAACTTGATATCAACTCCTTGAAAAGGAAATCTCCTAGTGAGAGAAATCCTGCAAAAAACTGCAAGAGAGCGAAGAAAGCAGAGGTTAACTATCTTCCACCACATCCAAGTGGTGAAACTAATGACACACTGGAAATGGAGAGACAGGAGCTTCTTAGCGAGGTAAAGAAGAAGAACAACACTAGGGTGATTCAAGAAAAAATGGCCAAAACGTTCTATCGAAGGCTTGAGGTTGTGAGTGGTAGTCCAGGAGCCGATGACTTCAAAGAGAGATGGCCTGCTTTTTTTTGTGAAGCTGag GTCAAGGAGGAATTTAGAAGAATAACAACAGTTTCCCTGGAGCAGAGGTTCATGTTTAAACTTGACCACTACACACCAAAACTTACTGCCCTGATGAAGGCCAAGGGAGGTGTCATGGGTACCAAGCTGAGGCCCTTCCTGGACAAACTGAGCCAG AGCCAAAGACTTGAGATGAGACGTGAAGCTGTTATCCGTAGCCTCATTGTGTACCTTGGGGAGAAAGAGGAGGAACTTCTTGAAGATTGCCTG GAGGACAGCCGCAGTGATGCCACTCAACACGTCCTCAAGATCCTGGTCGTCCATGGTGCTGATGGAGAGGAGCCAGTGGATGTGTCCATCCTTCTTGAAGGCCAGGAGATGATGTCTGGACGTGGCAGTACTGCGAAAgcctgcatgctgcttatggggCTCATTTATGGCCTCAACCTTGCATACCCCCCAAAACTGCGCTACACTTTTGAGGTATTTCAGAAACTATTTCTGGAATTAGATGTGATCAAGATGTCCCCAAAAGTGCAAGCATTAAAGTTGAAATTGCtgtcttag
- the LOC125741657 gene encoding uncharacterized protein LOC125741657, producing the protein MKCLEQESAAQRTGITPGETQEEPGPETTHSAQNLQVPSTPTPSRVVQNHRIKWPQAKQHGLWQQFDDDTSRIVNSTAKGGVESRLKYLTTIITSFGAERFGVEQAKSSKPTYINNRRADKVHHLRKELRTLAKQFKVADEEEKPPLAELRHTIRKQLKTLRRAEWHRRRRVERARKRSSFIANPFRFAKQLLGQKRSGRLECSQEEVDNFLHNTLSDPVREQGLGPQTALRVMPTPTVEFNTSEPTWKEVQEVVTAARASSTPGPSQVPYKVYKRCPNLLRILWKLLRVIWRRGTIADQWRQAEGVWIPKEENSTRLEQFRSISLLSVEGKVFFSILSRRMTDFLLKNKYIDTSVQKGGIPGVPGCLEHTGVITQLIREAREGKGDLAVLWLDLANAYGSIPHKLVETTLDRHYIPDKIKDLILNYYGNFRLRVTSGSITSNWYRLEKGIITGCTISVILFALAMNMLVKAAEMECRGPLSKSGIRQPPIRAFMDDLTVTTTSVPGCRWILQGLEKLICWARMSFKPIKSRSMVLKRGKVVDKFRFCVDGVTIPTITEKPVISLGKVFDCSLRDTASVRITIKKLEAWLSTVDKSGLPGRFKAWLYQHGILPRILWPLLVYEVTMSTVETLERKISSFLQRWLGLPRSLTSAALYSRSNKLQLPFSSLEEEFRVSRTREALVYRESSDSRVASAGIVVKTGRKFRAQEGLELAESRLRHRALVGTVAVGRAGLGSFPQPRFHRAQGKDRRHLVLEEVRAGVEEVRTSRMVSMQQQGASARWEGALGRKLTWNDIWKAEPQRIKFMVQAVYDVLPSPANLYVWGKCDLSTCPQCPGRGTLEHILSSCPAALGGGRYRWRHDQVLKTVAETIATAVANNIHTRSRRVVPFVKAGEKPRPQSIPTSSLLSSASDWELRVDLGKQLKFPEYVTSTSLRPDVVLTSVSSKQVLLLELTVPWEDRMEEANERKRLKYQELIEECRRRGWKARCEPIEVGCRGFAARSLCKVYTLLGITGAAKRKAIKSTTEAAERASRWIWMKRSETWANAAGTQVGA; encoded by the coding sequence ATGAAATGCTTGGAGCAGGAGAGCGCAGCACAACGCACAGGAATAACGCCTGGTGAGACGCAGGAGGAGCCTGGCCCGGAGACAACCCACAGTGCCCAGAACCTCCAAGTGCCCAGCACTCCAACTCCCAGCAGAGTAGTCCAGAATCATCGTATTAAGTGGCCTCAAGCGAAGCAGCATGGGCTGTGGCAGCAGTTTGATGATGATACATCTAGAATTGTCAACTCAACAGCAAAGGGAGGCGTAGAAAGCCGACTGAAGTACCTGACCACCATTATAACAAGTTTTGGGGCCGAAAGGTTTGGCGTCGAGCAGGCCAAGTCCAGTAAGCCCACTTACATCAACAACCGGAGGGCAGACAAAGTCCACCATTTACGAAAAGAACTGCGTACACTGGCAAAGCAGTTCAAGGTAGCAGATGAAGAGGAAAAGCCACCTCTCGCGGAGCTTCGACACACTATCCGGAAGCAGCTTAAGACCCTGCGCAGAGCTGAATGGCATAGGAGACGGAGGGTGGAGAGAGCCAGGAAGCGAAGTTCCTTCATAGCCAACCCCTTTCGTTTTGCTAAGCAGTTGTTGGGACAGAAACGAAGCGGACGTCTCGAGTGTTCCCAGGAAGAGGTGGACAACTTTCTGCACAACACCCTCAGCGACCCAGTCAGAGAGCAAGGACTTGGACCACAGACAGCCCTTAGGGTCATGCCAACCCCTACAGTGGAGTTTAACACCTCAGAACCCACTTGGAAGGAAGTCCAGGAGGTGGTAACAGCAGCCAGAGCCAGCTCCACTCCAGGCCCCAGTCAAGTACCCTATAAGGTGTACAAGCGCTGTCCAAACCTCCTCAGAATTCTATGGAAGTTGCTGCGAGTGATTTGGCGGAGGGGAACCATTGCAGACCAATGGAGACAGGCGGAGGGTGTCTGGATACCTAAGGAGGAGAATTCAACCAGGCTGGAGCAGTTCCGATCCATTTCACTTCTCAGTGTGGAGGGGAAGGTCTTCTTCAGTATCCTTTCCAGAAGGATGACAGACTTCCTCTTGAAGAACAAGTACATCGACACCTCAGTACAGAAAGGTGGCATTCCTGGAGTTCCTGGCTGCCTAGAACACACCGGAGTAATTACCCAGCTGATCAGGGAGGCACGAGAAGGGAAGGGGGACCTGGCAGTGCTGTGGCTGGACCTAGCTAACGCATATGGGTCAATTCCCCACAAGCTGGTGGAAACCACTCTGGACCGTCATTACATACCCGATAAGATCAAGGACCTCATCCTGAACTACTATGGGAACTTCAGGTTGAGAGTGACATCAGGGAGCATAACATCCAATTGGTATCGGCTCGAGAAAGGGATTATAACTGGTTGTACAATCTCAGTTATCCTGTTTGCCCTTGCCATGAATATGTTGGTGAAGGCAGCTGAGATGGAGTGTAGAGGCCCCCTGTCCAAGTCTGGAATTCGTCAGCCCCCCATTCGAGCCTTCATGGATGACCTGACAGTTACCACTACGTCAGTGCCTGGATGCCGGTGGATCCTTCAAGGCCTGGAAAAGCTCATTTGTTGGGCTAGGATGAGCTTTAAACCAATCAAATCTAGGTCCATGGTCCTGAAGAGAGGGAAAGTGGTGGACAAGTTTCGCTTCTGTGTGGACGGTGTAACGATACCAACGATCACTGAGAAACCAGTCATAAGCCTAGGCAAGGTTTTCGACTGCAGCCTCAGAGACACAGCATCGGTCCGAATTACCATTAAGAAGCTTGAAGCCTGGTTGTCCACAGTAGATAAATCTGGCCTTCCTGGCAGGTTCAAGGCATGGTTATACCAACATGGCATTCTGCCCCGCATCCTCTGGCCGCTGTTAGTGTACGAGGTGACTATGTCCACTGTTGAGACCCTGGAGAGAAAGATCAGCTCTTTCCTCCAAAGATGGCTGGGCCTGCCACGCAGTCTAACTAGTGCAGCATTATAcagcagaagcaacaaactccaGCTTCCTTTCAGCAGCCTGGAGGAGGAATTTAGAGTTTCTCGTACAAGAGAGGCACTTGTTTATCGAGAATCCAGCGACTCCAGAGTTGcttcagcaggcattgtggtgaagACTGGCAGGAAGTTCAGAGCTCAAGAGGGGCTAGAACTGGCAGAATCTCGTCTAAGGCACAGGGCTTTGGTGGGCACGGTGGCCGTTGGACGAGCAGGGCTGGGGTCATTCCCACAGCCACGGTTCCACCGGGCCCAGGGAAAGGACAGACGCCACCTTGTCCTGGAGGAGGTACGGGCAGGTGTTGAGGAGGTGAGGACCAGCAGGATGGTGAGCATGCAGCAGCAAGGAGCATCAGCAAGATGGGAAGGAGCGCTGGGGAGGAAGCTGACCTGGAatgacatctggaaggcagagccACAGCGTATCAAGTtcatggtccaagctgtgtacgATGTGCTACCAAGCCCTGCTAACTTATACGTCTGGGGGAAGTGCGACCTTTCAACGTGTCCCCAATGCCCAGGAAGGGGCACATTGGAGCACATCCTTAGCAGCTGCCCAGCAGCCCTTGGAGGTGGACGCTACCGCTGGCGCCATGACCAGGTGCTGAAGACAGTAGCTGAGACCATAGCTACTGCAGTGGCTAacaatatacacacccgaagccggAGGGTAGTACCCTTTGTGAAAGCTGGAGAGAAGCCACGACCACAGTCAATTCCAACATCCAGCCTACTTTCATCGGCATCAGACTGGGAACTGCGAGTTGACTTGGGCAAGCAGCTCAAGTTTCCAGAGTATGTTACATCAACCTCATTGAGACCAGATGTAGTGCTGACTTCTGTCTCTTCTAAGCAAGTCCTCTTATTAGAATTAACAGTCCCTTGGGAGGACCGCATGGAAGAAGCCAACGAACGGAAGCGGCTTAAATACCAAGAGCTCATAGAGGAATGTCGGAGAAGAGGCTGGAAAGCCCGCTGCGAGCCAATAGAGGTGGGATGTCGAGGCTTTGCGGCTCGCTCCCTATGTAAAGTCTACACCTTACTTGGCATCACTGGagctgcaaaaagaaaagccaTCAAGTCCACCACAGAGGCTGCAGAGAGAGCCTCCAGGTGGATTTGGATGAAGAGGTCTGAAACGTGGGCCAATGCTGCTGGGACACAAGTTGGGGCCTGA